The Lathyrus oleraceus cultivar Zhongwan6 chromosome 5, CAAS_Psat_ZW6_1.0, whole genome shotgun sequence genome includes the window ataaggcccatttggatcttcaactcagagacgatctagcgtacgatccgttctgatttttcatcctcggcaaagtcatccgcctaacgaacagctcactctggtattcagatacggtccagtgtatgatccattctgatccctcatccccagcagtatatagcatactctgactccccagcaaagtcaacagcatgatggatgattcactatacggtctagcgtatgacccggtatgacatccatgtctccaggtatcgtctaacgtacgacgcaatCGGGAGCCCTCATCATCCaactacctggatggcatctgtaagcccatctccatcacgactaatggacaagcgcaaattttcggggcattctagtgttcaataatctttcacctccagaccacgaacggcacataccattctaccCTCTCGGctcaagaatattgaacaggggcagctgtcataccccaaaatttgcccgttgatattacaaggcatctttcaaggcattccgacttGTTTTGCAAGGCACTGACTCTAAAGGAACgaaagcccagctcacaacaggcccaatccaaagacggcccaaaatagcttgctcgctaggcgagcaattccttcgcctagcgaacacttcgtcatgacactcgcccagcgaagcatcagatccagaaaaaaagcccaaaatagcttgctcgctaggcgagcaattccttcgcctagcgaagcttgtgaaaatctgaagttttggacctcattttaagcccattaggtcactaccactactactataaataccagctcctcagcCCCGAAAATAACACACAGACCAAAAGAGAGAACACCGACACCGACACAGACACAGACAGACGGACACCGAAACGGAGAGACCAAGacgaaggacggaaaccctggtgcaaaaaccctgctaacctgaaggcagcccatccgcaccgaaactaccgccgcccaactcaatccggcatcCAAACGATCAGTCCCTTTCAAtatcgcaattgcacacaggttggcatatcaccgctgttttacgtttccaattgatattctttacatacatgatgcattccgattaaagtttcgatatgtaattcgatttcgtatgtgaatctaagtatgaacatcctgtataatTGTCTATGCTATGTCTGGGATCAAATGCCATAAGagtgcaggttttcggaagtcatgctgctgtcaaactccaaacccgtggccgctcgctagctcatcgctaagcgagcctgcagcgagcattcgctgagccttcgctaggcgaagcagaggcgaacaGGACAGcggctgctttgtctctttgttgtccattttatgtttatctaatcatggttctgcatcatttggcctgaatTCCTGACTGTTATGTTGTAtttttatggtgcaattgtcaaaacatattttatcttaatgctctaacccgtgtgttgaatggtgtaaaaGCTTCCGTATCCCCAATGAAGCGGCCGGCCAGGTACTCCACTTTACGTGTGGGAGACCTtcgtggagatggattctaaattacttcactttaatgtgaagattcatattgattgcctaattaattttaatgtattaatttttaatgtattgattttaatatgttgattttaatgtggagattcatcataattacctaatgaacgttaaaatatggactttaaataaatgatatcggacctctctttgttaccccccgattacgtaatacggtcatgtcccgcgaatgtggggatacctttagcaaagacccttcggttaaatcatcatggtccctcggatgttgccttcaaaattacgattttgtccctcgatgacccttcggtgtagcctacggttaaatgatgatagtcccttcgaatgccaaggtatcctcacaactgttgccttcaatgaccagccgatgaccctacgatgaccctcctacatcccaaggataaaactacttgcttctcaatagtaaggacagttttaccctcacaaggataggaaatgacgggaaagacctcggacaggtacaACCCTTAActgctcattcataacctaaaatatttttcccaccttacacatttcaaacatccttttggaaaatcaccacttagcatacatccgtactaggatcattgctgagttatatttttctaaataactttcaaatctaaatgagataaccactttgtatacattcatgcaaggatcattacaaagttaaattctcattttccaaacatttttcacacatttctcaaaacactttttcaaacaaggaaaacataaatgattgagcaattaagagcccatggataaccatggatacgaagggtgctaataccttccctttgtataacgtacctcccgaacctaagaatctaaattaaggtctttcctattcttttccacctttccttatgggataaaagaaaagtcggtggcgactcttgctaaccgcgacattgcgataaaaaacaaaaggtccagttcaccgtatgacaggtTGCAATTGTTTACACATTTGCTTAAAACCAACACCCTCAACCACTCTAAAGGAATGTTCATCAAGGATAACAAAGGTATTAATGGCCTTCCTACAGGCTGCAGCATTAAACCTTTGACTAGTTGGAACTAAAAACCCACCCTCGCCGCTTACAAGGTTTGTCTGATTGGGGTCTTTCAACAAAAGGGCAGGGTTTTTGTAACACACTTTCGAGTGAGCTAGCATGTTAGAAGTACCATGTGTTTTAGGGTCACATCGGTACCTTTTATGACAGTGTTTACACGCGGCTATAGGTTCAGGCTCATCCGGTAAAATGTTAAACTCTTCCCAAACAGTAGAAGTTTTTCTACTACCACTAGCATTAAGTTTCCTTTTTCGAAGTGGAGGGAGTGCAGTACCAGCAGCTGCTCCTATAATTCATACATTTAAAAATGACAGCATAACATGTATCACTTATTAAACAAACACTCAGTATAAAAATGACAGGTGATGGCATTACCTTGACTCACTCCTTGATCTACAACTCCGCTAGGAACTCCAACTCCTTGCAAGCTAGGAACTCCAACTCCTTGCAAGCTACTTTTGCCGCGCTCCATCTTCCAGTACCAAAACACAACCAACAAAATAAGAATTGTCAATTAGAAACATAAAACAGAAGGAAAAAGATGAGATGAGAAATACACATGGAATATTTAACCAACAAGCTTTCTCAGTAAATGAAATTCATTTATAGGCATAAATATCAAAACTCAGTTAGAAACCAACCTGAAGCTGTTACTCCGAAAGAGAATGATTCAACTTCCACCTCAAGGTTACTGTCTCAAAGATCAATCTCTTCACAACAAGAGTTGTGGGCCTATTAATAACCTCTAAACCAATAGTTGTGGGACTGGAACCATAATCTGGCAATAAAAAGTGatgaaaaatcatttgaaaaAAGAAGTGTGATTACAGAAAACTAGTACCAGAAGTGTGATTACCGAATTCTACTTCATATCCTTTAATATACCAACGCGCACCAATAATTTTCCTGCCATTATATGAAAGGATAAATGTTTAAGAACTGCATCTACTATAGCAGAACTAGAAATAAATTTTAATGATATGCATCCACTGCTTCTTGACATACAGTGTTGTTGAGTAGGCAACCCAAACTCAAATTTATCTTCTTCCCATTGCGTGCTATGATCAATTAGCTGGCACCTTCATAACAAATTATTATCACACTAAAAGCATACAGTACAAGCCAAATAACTAACAACTCATCTTTAGCCTAAATGCCACTTCATATGAGAATACCTATTATGACACTTACCTTGAAATTGTGTCGGTGGGTGATGCTGGTTAGAAAGTTCAATGTTTTCAACGAAAAGAAATTTAAAAAGACAAGTATTTGAATAGGGAGTGTTAGCGCTGGACAGAATAAAGAAACCCAGCCCAAACCGACCAAACCATGTGGCCCCTTAGAGGAATACAAAACAAATAGAGGAATActtataaatattattttaaaatagttaCAAACAGACAAGAATTACaaataatattttatattaaCAAACTATCAAAGTATTAAACTGATGTATAAGGATTAAAACGGTTTTTGGACACAGATTTATACTTCGATTGAGTTAGGTCGTTGGCGGCAGGACTCATCCAATTACCTTTAGAATATTGTTCCTCGTTACAATAACAGCACATTGTGTTACCAGATATCCATTAGAAACAACCAAGATTGAAATCACTCTTGACCATGCCTCATAATTATTAaaattttcatttcttttttgaTTTTTATCGAATATTCAAGACTTTGTAAACAAACTTGGTTGTTAGTCTACATCTTTTCTGTGTTAAAGCAAATTTCAAATTAAATAACACGACTTCCAAAACAAACTACAGTTGGACAGATCTATTGTGTAAAGCAAATTTCAAATTAAAAGATGTACATATAAACATATGTTAGGCCTGATTTGCACATACTTTCACCCTATAAACCAAATATGATGACAGAAACAGCATATAAATTACTAGATAACGTAATCAAAAAGACTGATGAGGTTCAGACATTGACAAAAAAACATTTCAATATGCAGCTAAGGTAAAAATTTAAGTATATCATCTATATTTATATATCTATACAAATAGATGAAATGAGAAAAGAGAATAATAAACTTTACATGAACTAACAAAGTTTTCAACATTGGGGGAAGTAAGAATTCTCTAACGGAGAAGATATAAAAATTGAATTCCTCAATTCAAATTTATAATTAAAAGGTTTAAATCCTAGGATTAAAAGCAACAACTATTAAAATGAAGTGTGACTTATGATCCAACACCTAAGCATCGTAATATCTTGATATGTCCAACCATTCTCATAATATTCAAACAAGCCATAATAATCAGTATAAAAGCTATTCAAAACAAAACCAGAACTAATGTGAACCATACCACAAAACTCAAACCATCAAGTATAGCTTAGCTTACTCAAAACTAATAATGCCACACAACCCAAACAACTGAACAATGAAATAGTTTTATAATCATATTGAAATATCAAGAAAGTAcaaaataaatagaaaataaaacAGAAACAATGAGGCTGCAAAAACAGTAGTTCAAAAATACTTGCCCCAATCACAAATAACTAATTCTAAAAACAAATATTCCTCTATAACAACTTAAACTTATTTCCGTCAGATGCAAGACTAGCATGATAAAGAGCCTATTTGTTAATGCTTGAAAAAAGTGATTTCAAACTTGTGTAAGAAAATGATTATTTCTTCATAGCAGTAACTAATGATTCTTCATAGCAGTAGTTATAGCTTTAAAAATCACTttttaaaaatcactttttaTTTGAACAGCTAGTTATTAGTAGCTATAGATAACATGAAGTTTATAACGGCCAAGAGTAAAACCTCAGGCTTCTTATTCCGGAAGTTGTCGGCGAGCTGAGTAGGAACAATATTTACCGACATCACCTTCACAAAATCAATCTGAAGAAGCAGTTTTAGAATCGGAGTTAAAACAAAACAAAGTCAAACCCATCAGAAATAGTTCAACCAAACTTAACATTTCAACCATAGTCAGAGAGAAAGAGAGGGAAAGAGAGAAAGAAAGATAAGGAGTAACTTACATCGGTGGTGATTTGTGGTTGAATAATGGACGGCGACGGTTCTTCGTTAAACGATGAAACCACGAACTAGCATCAACCGAAAAATTGGAAGGTAGAAAGAGTTAGTTCTTAAACGATGAAACCACGAACTGGAAATTGAAAGGATGAACCCTAGAATCAACCGATTACCTGAGAGAATGATGAACCCTAGCGGAGTAACGTTGCTGTTTGTGCGTATGAATCTCACGAAGAAGTGGAACTAATGAATTGAGATTTGAGACTGAGAGAGAGTCTTGGTTTTGGTTGGGCCGGCCGGTTGATTTAGGAATTTATGGTCTATAACATAATTTCTACTGAACCGGTCGGTTTAGGATATCATCGGGTCCATAAATTCAAACCTAAACCGACCGGTTTAACCCATGTGAACCCAAGATTATTCAAACCGTCAAACCGAAAAACCGACTCACCCGAACCGGTGTCTAAGGGGCCACATGGTTTGGTCGGTTTGGGCTGGGTTTCTTTATTCTGTCCAGCGTTAGTTTTGTATGTGGTTATTGATAGTTTCTTGCACGTGGTTCCTAATAGCTCAATATGTGGTTAGTGATAGTTCTGCATGTGATTACAAATAATTATGTATGTGGTTAATGCTAGTTATGCATGTGGTTAATGCTAGTTGTGTATGTGGTTGCTAGATAGAAATTAGTTAGTAATATGATCCTATATAAAGGATATAACACATGTTTATAAAATTTTCAATTCCCTCAATTCAGTTCCAataactctctctctctctcctctctcgAGAGAGAAGGGGAGAGAGAGACGCAAGTTACCAATAAGGAAGAGGATTGTGATATACTTGTGAAATATCATCTAAAACATTTGTTCAAGTTGAAGATTCTACACATGCAAATTCTGGAAACCCATAGCCTAGTTCAATCTGTATTTGATTTTCAAGACAATGGTGACGATTATGATGATTTAGATACTCTCGTCAGATAATGAAGATTGTGAAGAGGATTCTATGAAATTTATCGAGTTTAATATGTCCCAAAATATGATGATGAAGTAAGGATTGAGTTGTACATGACATTGACTACAAAAATTCTTACTGGGGATGTTGTAAAAAACTATGCTATGAAAACCAAGAAAACTTTGCATTTCAATAAGAATGATAGCAAAATAATGGTTGTTAGATGTAACTCAATCTACCCATTTAATATGAAAATTAGTAAGAGGAGTGCAAACCAATTTCGGCAATTAGTGAGCTTTACTAATGATAACAAACACCACACTAAATAGAAATATACATGGTTAAAACAATAGAACTAGAAATGTTAGAATATTCACATTTAAAAAATTATGTTGAGGAGTTAAGAAGATCAACAATATCATGATAATTCAGTGTAGTGTGAATAATATTGGTCATGTATAAAAGGCATCCTAGTATGAAATAGTTGATTTGGTTGGGTAGTTAAGTAAAAAAATTTCAACATCACCCTAGTCCATGTAATTAATTTGGATGAAGGTCcaaattaaataaatttataatagaatttttttttttaattgagCTAAAATAGAAAAATTAATAATGTAATTAAGTCTGATGATTTATATAAATTAAATTTATTCAATATGTATTAAACGACTTACACACTGCCTAAAAAAATTGCATCTACTTAAAATGTTCTTTTTCCTAcgtaaatatatatatatatatatatatatatatatatatatatatatatatatatatataatatatatatatatatatatatactaaaAATCAACCATAAAATGAAAGAGCCTTATCCTTCATTCCCTTTGCTAACACTTCCAAACTATCACATATGGCTTCAACATTCCTCTCATATCCTGCACCTCGTCTTCTACACAATAATCACTTTCAAACCAAAAAGCACTTCTCCATAAAATGCACAACTTCATTAAATTCATCTTCTTCTGAGTCAGATTTTCCCACACCAGACCCTACAAACACTACAATGAACAGTCCAGAAACATTTCCACTAGAGAAAAGAAGAAGATCAGAGATAATAAGACGGAGAAGGCCGAAAAACGACCTAGTGAAATCGGAGCCACCGAACTTTGAAATCGGTTGGAAAAGGACAAAAGTGATTAACCTTGAGAAGCCTATAGGGTATGTGGTAGCTGATTTTCTGGAGAAGTTGGAGGAACTTATGATGAAGAATAAATTTGGTTCAACAGAACTGTTGGCAAAAGTAGGTGAAATCGTTGCTGAAAGGGCGAGAGAAGAAGCAGAAGTTTTGAGAGATGAAGGGAAAGTTGAAGAGAGAATGGTTGTTGAACTTTTTAGAGTTTTGAAGTTGATGGAAATGGATTTGGCTATGGTGAAAGCTGCTGTTAAGGAAGATACTTTGGGGGAGAGGCTTGATCAAGCTAAGGCTAGATGCAGGCAAGCTATACTTGTTGCTTATTCCTTTTGAACTCAATATACAATGTTGTGAACTTTGTGATAAGAATATGATATTACTAATGAACATTATTTTGTTTTAGTGACACTTTGACACTATGGTTTCAACTTCGTATTGCGGGCGGTTCTTAAGAAAATGATTAATTATATAAACTTAAATGTTAAATGATAAAACTGATACTATTGTAAATTAAAATATCATCATTAAATAGTATGTACATCAGCAACTATTGTTATTAGTATCAAAGTTATGAACACTGCATATACAATCTTTTATTAAGGAGACTCATTCAGCACTGTGAGAGTTTTGTTTGGCGTTGCACCATGCAGCAAGCAGAGAATCATAACATTTTTGTGAAGGCAAAAGGCCAAGCTTATCTTTCATTTCTGAAATCAACTCCAGGGCAGTTTGCGAATATTTCGACTCCGACTCTTCTATTTGAGAAAATACCTATAATCATGCACATCAAAATTTGTTGTCAACAATAGTCATGCTTCTTATCAACATTGAATTGAAAGTTGATAAAATTCGCATAAGTGAACCGGAGGAGCTAACCTTATGAAAGAGAACTTTCATAACCAATTCATCGATTTGCAACTTATTCTTGAGGAGCTTACACAAGTCAATAGCAGAACTGACCGAAAACAAAACGAACATAAGTGAATAGAAAATAATATTTTTTAGATGAAATGAATCAATGGAAGTGAAATATAAAATGAACACAAACCTTAAACGCTTATTCCAAATACAACACAATATGATTCTGCAGCAAGCATCGTTCCAATAGGTTGTATGGTTTAGTTTCTCAAGTAGCAGAAGCAATTGATCGAACTCCTCATCAGAACAAGTGTGCTCCTATATGCAAGGGGAGAGGGAGAGCAGATTCAGATTTGTAAACAATTGAGTAAACTGAACACTGATAGATGCAGTTTCTGTGTATTGTCTGTCATGTTTCTCGACGGAAAAAGTTTTCTTAGTATTCATTACCTTCACTAGATTTCCTTTCTTCTTAAAGACAAAGTTCTGAAAGTAACTTTATAATCAAGaaaacacaaaaaaatattatACCTTGAGCAATGCACAGCCATGTAAAATGAGCTTGTTATATGATGAGGAAGAAGGTAAAACTTTTAGTTTTTCGTGAAAATCCTTGAACTTTTTTATGACATCCTCAACCTTCAAAAACACAAACAATAAATTAGAATCATGCAAATAAGTTAATCGACAAATAATCACTGCAATATGCTTATAGAAACATGCAAACTGGGTTTCATACAACATCAATCATGACTAAAGTTTGAGGTAACACGATGTGAAACTGGTGATATAGTTCTAGCCTTTTAGGAAGAAGCAAACTGCATAAAGCAAAGTACTTAATAGTATCATTTTCTTAAGAAAATTTTATCAGGCGTGAGGATTTTCGTACCCGTAAGTCTTGAATGCTGATTGCATAACTAGCAATGAAGTTTGTTATACTATCCTCTTCATGATCTGCAAAGTGTAAGAAAATCTCTGTAATTTACAATTACCAAAAAACAATATTTGCAGTCGTAATTTGTGTCAAGTAATGCATATTAAACCTAAGAGTATAAATTTCAAGAGAAACAAAAGCTCATATGTCGTAAGAAAAATGCATTATTCTTTCTAAACCAAAGGTGACGGTAAGATAAAAATCATGATCATACTACTTGTTTTGTAATAAAAAAAGAGCTTCTCCGCAACCGGTTCCAATGATAGTCTTCCCAATGCCTGAAATATCTTTGCTACAGAGTCAACAGATGAAAGCTTTTTTATGTCCATGATTTCCAACACCTCCAAAATATTCTCCTTCCTTTCACTCTCACAAAGAGCCAATAAATAACTTTCTGCAACATAAGTTTAAACAAGTAAACATCTAAGTTACTACATGAAACAAAATATATGTTATTGTTGGACATCAATGTGCATAAAAGAGCAGCATCAAGTTAATAGTTATGTTTCTTCACCAAATATTGGATGCACTGATTTTTAATGATGTATGTTTGGCGTGAACACTTTTAATAATGATCTGCATAACAGAAGTGTACTTGAATACAATTTAGATTAATTTATGTCGTCTCAACATGTTTATGATTGAGCACATACATGACATATACAATAGCATAAACATTCATATTAGAATACTCTGATGCAATTGGCCTCACAAAGCACAGACCAAACAGTTCTATTCACACAATCAAAAAATTATAAGACTGATGTCTGTGTAATGTGAAAAACACAGATGAATTTCTCAACATATGTTAATTCAAAGATAGAACCAAGCTTCATAGAAACAGTTTATGACAAAAAAACACAATAACAGATCCACGAACCTCGTAAATCAAAAGTGTCCTCGCCATCGTTCTCTGCAATATAATCACAAAGACCTTGAATCTTTTCTTCATCATTAACTTTTAACCACATCATCATTTCATAGTAACCCAGTCTTGCAGTTGAACCGGGATTCTCATCTTTGATGACCTGACAGAAAAACTGAAACTCTTCAACCATACTCATGTCAATTGTATACATAAGAAGTGGGCCATATGTCTGTTCTTCGAGCTCTAAACCTTGTTCCCTCATTAACTCAAAAAGGTGAAAAACCTTCCCCATCTCTTCGATTGCAATGTCTTTATTCTCAGCTTCCCTAGCTTTACCTATGCATATTTTTACCAATGCATCGTATCCTGGCACACCTGGTTTTCGTTCAACTTTATCAAACAACTCAAGGGTAGCCTCAGTTCCTAGTATCTTCCCACAGCTTTCAACTATACGGCGGAAACGTTGTTCTTGATTAGTATTGAATATgcattttcttttcttttcacgAGAAGCCTCTTTCCTTCGCAATGCTATATTGCTTTGAGGTGTGTTTGGCAACTGCGATATATTCATTATTTTTTCAAACTCATTAGTGGCATCAGTTTCTTCAGAATAAGCTCCCTGGACTGACTGACCACCTGAAATAAGTAACAATACACTAGTAATATCTCAAGTTGTTGAGCTGGTTTTGTTGTTGTCAATCGCAGAAAATAGTGATTTGTTCAAATCCTACTACGCTACATTCCTATAGCGGCATTTTCTATGAAGCACAAACACCTCTAGGAGTAGTTGTGTCACGGTGTCCGACACTTATATGACACCCGTACAACATGTGTCGGAAAAGTCAAACAAGTTTCCCAAAAAAATAGGTGTTTTTCTTTGTTTCCACACTTTTTGAAACAAGTGCAATAGACATATGACACTCATACAACACGTGTCAGACAATTCAAACAAGtgtttaaaaaaatgtttttttctTCGCTTAACACACCTTATACATTTTTTTGGACAACTCTCCCAAACATCTAAAAGGATTGAATAGGTATTGAAACTGTTATCAATGAGAGATTAAAAACATGAATTTTTATTAGaatatttttaactttttttaatAATAGATGGATAAATGAAGTCATACATGAAGTAGTGTCAGTGTTGTAGGGTTTTGAAATTATCAGTGTCGGAGTGTCAGTATTGTGTCATGTTCCGATGTCCGTGCTTCATAGGACATTATAACCCGCTATATGACAACAAGACACACAAAAACGCGAATCACAGAACAATAGCAGAGCTTTGTTCAAATTCCGCTAGGCTATAGTACCATTATAGTCTCTATTTGACAACATTGTCTAGGCCACTTCAAGGGTTGAGAATCAAGTCCAGGGTTCAATCCTTAAATACTAACATAACACAAACTAATCATAAGAGATGAAAAAAAAGTTGAAATAACGTTAAGCTACAGAACTGAGACCTTCATTGAGTTTTCTACCACATCCTAAACAAAATAGATACTATATATTCTCAGAGGAATTTTAACAAACACTTACTGTAGAAAACAGAAGAAATTTGCTGAAAAACCCCTTCAGAATATTCATCTGCAACAACAAAATACCCAAAACAGAAACaaataaaaatgatatttttatACTCAAATAGAATAAAACAATACCCATTAGCATAATGAGTGGAAATCTAGAATACCCAGAAACAACTTCGGTGGTTGTTGTTACTAGTGGCATGAAAAGGGTACCTGAATCAGAGTTTTGTTGAAGGTTAAGGCTTGTGAGGATAGAATTGACATCTGGTTTGGAAtgggttgaagaagatgaagtaaAAGAAGAAGAATGAGGGTTGAATTTGGTGGGTGAATGTGAGCGAAAGGGAGCGCATAGATTTCGAATAATGTGGTAGTAGCGCATTTGAACTTGAATTTGAATTGAATGAATTAGGATTCTCTTTCTTGAATGTGGAAATGGAATCACGCAATTACTTCAATGATCATCAATCTATGACTGAAAACTCATGGAAAGAGGATGACTAGTATTCTTTGAAGCTGTGGGTTGAATTTTTCAATAGTTTAAATGATGGTGagtaattttttatttttatgaattTAAAATGATTTACCAAATTCTATtgaattttttactcaaataccccacattttcaattttgttttcaaaataatttagttttcaaacaaatttttaaTCTACCCCAGTTTATAATTGTTAAGGCGTAGGTGTCAAACCAATTGGCGCATACCCTTAATTTTAAGAGGGGGCGATAATTGAATTGACTACAGCACATGGTGTTGCCGATCCAATTGATGATCATGTATGCTATATGAGAGAGGCGCCAATTGGTTTGACGACTCAGTAATAGAGTTAttgtgtgattcatttttccacaCTTCTTTGCatcatattgcaaacatgttttgtattcgtcgccgctatggaaaaATGATTTATTTGAGAGACAAACCTGCGATGAagatgctcttctggaacataTGTCGTTTCAAGCAACTaaagagggagttggttcgttggttagatagaaaaataccagaagggaaaaaaagaagtattgagagacttgatAGTGTATTTGGTTGGGTGCGAGTAAAAATTGATAAGGAGGTTAGAAAAATGATGTTTGGACCAGATGtcatcagtttgattgttgtaatcagttagaaatgttaTTTTTTAATATTGTGGTTAAGTATTTTCATCTGTATTCGatatttgttgtttgtgttgtttatttagaCTTGTTCGATTTTAAGTGTGTTTATGTTagagtgatgtttgttgttaaccttgttgaaacaaaaagttattaatatataaaaatccaaggttacagaaattgaaaggaggtactaaattatgatgcagaggTTGCTCATAGATtgggacatttgttcttattgtgtccgggttgacgacatatactacataatcttatcattttatcagtcgtattcatttctgttctaatacgcgtgttgtttggtcgtccttttttctttcttcgcatttcatcgttgtgccaaactatgtccccttcatatggaggccaata containing:
- the LOC127086500 gene encoding zinc finger BED domain-containing protein DAYSLEEPER, with protein sequence MERGKSSLQGVGVPSLQGVGVPSGVVDQGVSQGAAAGTALPPLRKRKLNASGSRKTSTVWEEFNILPDEPEPIAACKHCHKRYRCDPKTHGTSNMLAHSKVCYKNPALLLKDPNQTNLVSGEGGFLVPTSQRFNAAACRKAINTFVILDEHSFRVVEGVGFKQMCKQLQPQMAIPTRRTVARDCFQLYLAEKSRLKAFFKSDCTRVALTTDCWTSIQNLSYMATTAHFIDTAWKYQKKNY
- the LOC127086501 gene encoding pentatricopeptide repeat-containing protein At4g04790, mitochondrial isoform X1, which gives rise to MRYYHIIRNLCAPFRSHSPTKFNPHSSSFTSSSSTHSKPDVNSILTSLNLQQNSDSDEYSEGVFQQISSVFYSGQSVQGAYSEETDATNEFEKIMNISQLPNTPQSNIALRRKEASREKKRKCIFNTNQEQRFRRIVESCGKILGTEATLELFDKVERKPGVPGYDALVKICIGKAREAENKDIAIEEMGKVFHLFELMREQGLELEEQTYGPLLMYTIDMSMVEEFQFFCQVIKDENPGSTARLGYYEMMMWLKVNDEEKIQGLCDYIAENDGEDTFDLRESYLLALCESERKENILEVLEIMDIKKLSSVDSVAKIFQALGRLSLEPVAEKLFFYYKTSNHEEDSITNFIASYAISIQDLRVEDVIKKFKDFHEKLKVLPSSSSYNKLILHGCALLKEHTCSDEEFDQLLLLLEKLNHTTYWNDACCRIILCCIWNKRLSSAIDLCKLLKNKLQIDELVMKVLFHKVFSQIEESESKYSQTALELISEMKDKLGLLPSQKCYDSLLAAWCNAKQNSHSAE
- the LOC127086502 gene encoding protein CHLORORESPIRATORY REDUCTION 41, chloroplastic — encoded protein: MASTFLSYPAPRLLHNNHFQTKKHFSIKCTTSLNSSSSESDFPTPDPTNTTMNSPETFPLEKRRRSEIIRRRRPKNDLVKSEPPNFEIGWKRTKVINLEKPIGYVVADFLEKLEELMMKNKFGSTELLAKVGEIVAERAREEAEVLRDEGKVEERMVVELFRVLKLMEMDLAMVKAAVKEDTLGERLDQAKARCRQAILVAYSF
- the LOC127086501 gene encoding pentatricopeptide repeat-containing protein At4g04790, mitochondrial isoform X2; the encoded protein is MRYYHIIRNLCAPFRSHSPTKFNPHSSSFTSSSSTHSKPDVNSILTSLNLQQNSDSDEYSEGVFQQISSVFYSGQSVQGAYSEETDATNEFEKIMNISQLPNTPQSNIALRRKEASREKKRKCIFNTNQEQRFRRIVESCGKILGTEATLELFDKVERKPGVPGYDALVKICIGKAREAENKDIAIEEMGKVFHLFELMREQGLELEEQTYGPLLMYTIDMSMVEEFQFFCQVIKDENPGSTARLGYYEMMMWLKVNDEEKIQGLCDYIAENDGEDTFDLRESYLLALCESERKENILEVLEIMDIKKLSSVDSVAKIFQALGRLSLEPVAEKLFFYYKTNHEEDSITNFIASYAISIQDLRVEDVIKKFKDFHEKLKVLPSSSSYNKLILHGCALLKEHTCSDEEFDQLLLLLEKLNHTTYWNDACCRIILCCIWNKRLSSAIDLCKLLKNKLQIDELVMKVLFHKVFSQIEESESKYSQTALELISEMKDKLGLLPSQKCYDSLLAAWCNAKQNSHSAE